A region from the Janthinobacterium agaricidamnosum genome encodes:
- the hscB gene encoding Fe-S protein assembly co-chaperone HscB yields the protein MQNHFELFQLPAQFGLDMSALDAAYRDVQGKVHPDRFINASSAEKRVAMQWATRANEAYQTLKSPQKRAQYLCELNGVDLQTESNTAMPVSFLMQQMEWREELGDARAGKDADALDALDRQLRGERKALLAQVAAQLDAADYVNAAQSVRALMFLDKFGEEVRFAYEAIEA from the coding sequence ATGCAAAACCACTTCGAATTATTCCAGTTGCCGGCGCAGTTCGGGCTCGACATGAGCGCGCTCGACGCGGCCTACCGCGACGTGCAGGGCAAGGTCCACCCGGACCGTTTCATCAACGCCAGCAGCGCTGAAAAGCGCGTGGCGATGCAATGGGCCACGCGCGCCAATGAAGCCTATCAAACCCTGAAAAGCCCGCAAAAACGCGCGCAATACCTGTGCGAACTCAATGGCGTCGACCTGCAGACGGAATCGAACACGGCCATGCCCGTCAGCTTCCTGATGCAGCAGATGGAATGGCGCGAGGAACTGGGCGATGCGCGCGCGGGCAAGGATGCCGACGCGCTCGACGCCCTGGACCGCCAGCTGCGCGGCGAACGCAAGGCACTGCTGGCCCAGGTGGCCGCCCAGCTCGACGCCGCCGACTACGTGAATGCGGCGCAAAGCGTGCGCGCCCTGATGTTCCTCGATAAATTCGGCGAGGAAGTGCGTTTTGCCTATGAGGCCATCGAGGCTTGA
- the hscA gene encoding Fe-S protein assembly chaperone HscA produces MALLQISEPGMSTAPHQHRLAVGIDLGTTNSLVATVRNSIPEVLNDEEGHSLLPSVVRYLPNGHANIGYKALSAQTTDPKNTIVSVKRFMGRGLADIAYAENLPYDFQDTPGMVQLKTVAGVKSPVEVSAQILATLRQRAEDSLGDDLVGAVITVPAYFDDAQRQATKDAAQLAGINVLRLLSEPTAAAIAYGLDNASEGVYAVYDLGGGTFDISILKLSKGVFEVLSTGGDSALGGDDFDRRLFCWISEQAKLAPLSDEDTAILMVKAREIKETLSTKPETMIDAALNSGEEIHLRITAADFAAMTQHLVAKTMNAIKKALRDANVDADDVDGVVMVGGATRMPHVQRAVSEFFHTTPHANIDPDKVVALGAAIQANLLAGNRAAGDDWLLLDVIPLSLGIETMGGLVEKIIPRNSTIPCARAQEFTTFKDGQTALAVHVLQGERELVSDCRSLARFELRGIPPMVAGAARIRITYQVDADGLLSVSARELRSGVQASISVKPAYGLGDDDIARMLQDSYTSADTDMVARALREEQVEAERILLATQSALDEDGGLLDDAERVAVDGLMQKVRDAIAQSQSGAIDHQALKLAIEALADGTEDFASRRMDRSVRTALTGKSLDQVV; encoded by the coding sequence ATGGCACTTCTGCAAATTTCCGAACCAGGCATGTCGACCGCGCCGCACCAGCACCGCCTGGCCGTCGGCATCGATCTTGGCACCACCAATTCCCTGGTCGCGACCGTGCGCAACAGCATTCCCGAGGTGCTCAACGATGAAGAAGGGCACTCTTTGCTGCCGTCCGTCGTGCGCTACCTGCCGAACGGCCACGCCAACATCGGCTACAAGGCCCTGTCCGCGCAAACCACCGACCCGAAGAACACCATCGTGTCCGTCAAGCGCTTCATGGGCCGCGGCCTGGCCGACATCGCCTACGCGGAAAACCTGCCGTACGACTTCCAGGATACGCCTGGCATGGTGCAGCTGAAAACCGTGGCCGGCGTGAAAAGCCCCGTCGAAGTGTCGGCGCAAATCCTCGCCACCTTGCGCCAGCGCGCGGAAGACTCGCTCGGCGACGACCTGGTGGGCGCCGTGATCACCGTGCCCGCCTACTTTGACGATGCGCAGCGCCAGGCGACGAAAGATGCGGCGCAATTGGCCGGCATCAATGTGCTTCGCCTGCTGAGCGAGCCGACGGCCGCCGCCATCGCGTATGGCCTCGACAACGCCTCCGAAGGCGTGTACGCCGTGTACGACCTGGGCGGCGGCACTTTCGATATCTCGATCCTGAAGCTGAGCAAGGGTGTGTTTGAAGTGCTGTCCACGGGCGGCGACTCGGCCCTGGGCGGCGACGATTTCGACCGCCGCCTGTTCTGCTGGATCAGCGAGCAGGCCAAGCTGGCGCCGCTGTCGGACGAAGACACGGCCATCCTGATGGTGAAAGCGCGCGAAATCAAGGAAACGCTGTCGACCAAGCCGGAAACGATGATCGACGCGGCCCTGAACTCGGGCGAAGAGATCCACCTGCGCATCACGGCCGCGGACTTTGCCGCCATGACGCAGCACCTGGTGGCCAAGACCATGAACGCCATCAAGAAAGCCCTGCGCGACGCGAACGTGGATGCGGACGACGTCGACGGCGTGGTGATGGTGGGCGGCGCCACGCGCATGCCGCACGTGCAGCGCGCCGTGAGCGAATTCTTCCACACGACGCCGCACGCAAATATCGACCCCGATAAAGTGGTGGCGCTGGGCGCGGCCATCCAGGCGAACTTGCTGGCCGGCAACCGTGCCGCCGGCGACGACTGGCTGTTGCTGGACGTGATTCCGCTGTCGCTCGGTATCGAAACCATGGGCGGTCTGGTGGAAAAGATCATTCCGCGCAATTCGACGATACCGTGCGCGCGCGCCCAGGAATTCACGACATTTAAAGATGGCCAGACGGCCCTGGCCGTGCACGTGCTGCAAGGCGAGCGCGAACTGGTCAGCGATTGCCGTTCCCTGGCGCGTTTTGAATTGCGCGGCATTCCGCCGATGGTGGCGGGCGCCGCGCGCATCCGCATCACCTATCAGGTCGATGCGGACGGCTTGCTGTCCGTCTCGGCGCGCGAATTGCGCTCGGGCGTGCAAGCGTCGATCAGCGTCAAGCCGGCCTACGGCCTGGGCGACGACGACATCGCCCGCATGCTGCAGGATTCGTACACCTCGGCCGACACCGACATGGTGGCGCGCGCGCTGCGCGAAGAGCAGGTGGAAGCGGAACGCATCCTGCTGGCCACGCAGTCGGCGCTGGACGAGGACGGCGGCTTGCTCGACGACGCCGAGCGCGTGGCTGTCGATGGCTTGATGCAGAAGGTGCGCGACGCCATTGCGCAGTCGCAAAGCGGCGCCATCGACCACCAGGCATTAAAACTGGCGATCGAGGCACTGGCCGACGGCACCGAGGATTTCGCCTCGCGCCGCATGGACCGCAGCGTGCGTACTGCTCTCACCGGCAAGTCGCTGGATCAGGTCGTATAA
- the iscA gene encoding iron-sulfur cluster assembly protein IscA, producing MITLTEKAAKHINRYIERRGKGMGLRFGVRTTGCSGLAYKLEYVDEAAAEDSVFESHGVKVFVDPKSLPYIDGTELDFAREGLNEGFKFHNPNEKDACGCGESFRI from the coding sequence ATGATCACACTGACCGAAAAAGCGGCGAAACACATCAACCGTTATATCGAACGGCGCGGCAAGGGCATGGGCCTGCGCTTCGGCGTGCGCACCACGGGCTGCTCGGGCCTGGCCTACAAGCTCGAATATGTCGATGAGGCGGCGGCCGAAGACAGCGTCTTCGAATCGCACGGCGTGAAAGTCTTCGTCGACCCGAAAAGCTTGCCTTACATCGACGGCACGGAACTCGATTTCGCGCGCGAAGGCTTGAACGAAGGCTTCAAGTTCCACAATCCGAACGAAAAAGACGCCTGCGGCTGCGGCGAGTCCTTCAGGATTTAA
- a CDS encoding uracil-DNA glycosylase, whose amino-acid sequence MTATTVPASITDALSLAHASWRPVLLRGLHAVMAADPAYLPALAADDYLPTQGRLFAAFALPLARVRYVLVGEGPYPRADSATGVCFMDGAVGSLWSATGLSKPVNRATSLRNFMKMLLVADGQLQAGDTSGVAMAPVAAAALQAGSGVIQTLPDLQRKMTEQGFLLLNAALVFRSHVPPVQDARGWLPFLQVVLEALAQQGGAALPQLVLWGKIAELIKRLPVAAALPQVTAEHPYNLSFIGNSDMQALFGPMQLLRA is encoded by the coding sequence ATGACCGCAACAACCGTTCCTGCCAGCATCACCGATGCCCTGTCCCTGGCGCACGCTTCCTGGCGTCCCGTCCTGCTGCGCGGCTTGCACGCCGTGATGGCGGCCGATCCCGCCTATTTGCCGGCGCTGGCCGCTGACGATTACCTGCCCACGCAGGGCCGGCTGTTCGCCGCCTTTGCCCTGCCGCTGGCGCGGGTGCGCTACGTGCTGGTGGGCGAGGGGCCGTATCCGCGTGCCGACAGCGCCACGGGCGTGTGCTTCATGGATGGCGCCGTCGGCAGCCTGTGGTCGGCCACGGGCCTGTCGAAACCCGTCAACCGCGCCACCTCCTTGCGCAACTTCATGAAGATGCTGCTGGTGGCCGATGGCCAGCTGCAGGCTGGCGACACCTCGGGCGTCGCCATGGCGCCCGTGGCCGCCGCCGCGCTGCAAGCCGGCAGCGGCGTCATCCAGACCCTGCCCGACTTGCAGCGCAAGATGACGGAGCAGGGCTTCTTGTTGCTCAACGCGGCGCTGGTATTCCGTTCCCACGTGCCGCCCGTGCAGGATGCGCGCGGCTGGCTGCCCTTCCTGCAGGTGGTGCTGGAAGCGCTGGCGCAGCAGGGCGGGGCGGCCTTGCCGCAACTGGTGCTGTGGGGCAAGATTGCCGAGCTCATCAAACGCTTGCCGGTGGCCGCAGCCTTGCCGCAGGTGACGGCGGAACATCCGTATAATCTGTCCTTTATCGGCAACAGCGACATGCAGGCCCTGTTTGGGCCGATGCAACTGTTGCGTGCTTGA
- the maiA gene encoding maleylacetoacetate isomerase, which yields MKLYTYFRSSAAYRVRIALNLKGIAYDSIPVHLLQDGGQQLLPAYRAVNPSALVPALDDEGAILTQSLAMLEYLDETRPAVPLLPADALGRARVRALALAIACDAHPLTNLRVLKYLKNTLGLSDEAKQEWYRHWMAEGLAAVEALLAQGDPAGVGLFCHGDSPTMADCCLVPQVFNAQRFAIDLAPYPRVARIHAHCAGLPAFAVAHPSQQPDAE from the coding sequence ATGAAGCTGTACACCTATTTCCGCAGTTCGGCCGCCTACCGCGTGCGCATTGCCTTGAATTTGAAGGGTATCGCCTACGACAGCATCCCCGTGCACCTGCTGCAGGACGGCGGCCAGCAGCTGCTGCCGGCCTACCGCGCCGTCAACCCGTCGGCCCTGGTGCCGGCGCTCGACGACGAGGGCGCCATCCTGACGCAGTCGCTGGCCATGCTCGAATACCTAGATGAAACGCGGCCAGCCGTGCCGCTGCTGCCGGCGGATGCGCTGGGACGCGCCCGCGTGCGCGCGCTGGCGCTGGCGATTGCCTGCGACGCCCATCCGTTGACGAATCTGCGCGTCCTGAAATACCTGAAAAACACCCTGGGGCTGTCGGACGAGGCCAAGCAGGAATGGTACCGCCACTGGATGGCCGAGGGACTGGCGGCCGTGGAAGCGCTGCTGGCGCAGGGCGATCCGGCCGGAGTTGGCCTGTTCTGTCATGGCGACAGCCCGACGATGGCCGACTGCTGCCTGGTGCCGCAGGTATTCAATGCCCAGCGCTTCGCCATCGACCTGGCGCCGTACCCGCGCGTGGCGCGCATCCACGCGCATTGCGCCGGCTTGCCGGCCTTTGCCGTCGCCCATCCGTCGCAGCAGCCTGACGCCGAGTAA
- a CDS encoding IscS subfamily cysteine desulfurase — protein MNAPEKNVGQVHFETAPHFPIYMDYSATTPIDPRVADKMIPYLREQFGNPASRSHMYGWTAEKAVEEARGHVAALVNADPREIIWTSGATESNNLAIKGAAQFYKTKGKHIITVKTEHKSVLDTVRELERIGFEATYLEPQDNGLITVEQLAAAVRPDTILVSVMLVNNEIGVIQPIDEIGAFCRSKGIIFHCDAAQATGKVVIDLQKTKVDLMTFTAHKTYGPKGVGALYVCRKPRVRLEAQMHGGGHERGLRSGTLPTHQIVGMGESFRIAKEEMDSEIGRIKALRDRLAKGLQEIEEVYINGDMDHRVPHNLNVSFNYVEGESLIMAIKDIAVSSGSACTSASLEPSYVLRALGRSDELAHSSIRFTIGRFSTEEDIDFAVNLLKSKVHKLRELSPLWDMFKEGIDINSIQWAAH, from the coding sequence ATGAACGCCCCAGAAAAAAACGTAGGACAAGTGCACTTTGAAACCGCACCGCATTTCCCGATCTACATGGATTACTCGGCCACCACGCCGATCGATCCACGCGTCGCCGACAAGATGATTCCCTACCTGCGCGAGCAGTTCGGCAATCCGGCATCGCGCAGCCACATGTATGGCTGGACGGCGGAAAAAGCCGTGGAAGAGGCACGCGGCCACGTGGCGGCCCTGGTGAACGCCGATCCGCGCGAAATCATCTGGACGTCCGGCGCGACGGAAAGCAACAACCTGGCCATCAAGGGCGCGGCACAGTTCTACAAGACCAAGGGCAAGCACATCATCACCGTCAAGACCGAGCACAAATCGGTGCTCGACACGGTGCGCGAACTGGAACGCATCGGCTTCGAAGCGACCTACCTGGAACCGCAGGACAACGGCCTGATCACCGTCGAGCAGCTGGCCGCGGCCGTGCGCCCGGACACCATCCTCGTGTCGGTGATGCTGGTGAACAATGAAATCGGCGTGATCCAGCCAATCGACGAGATCGGCGCGTTCTGCCGCTCGAAAGGCATCATCTTCCATTGCGACGCCGCGCAAGCGACGGGCAAGGTCGTCATCGACCTGCAAAAGACCAAGGTCGACCTGATGACCTTCACGGCGCACAAAACCTACGGCCCGAAAGGCGTGGGCGCCCTGTACGTCTGCCGCAAGCCGCGCGTACGCCTGGAAGCGCAGATGCACGGCGGCGGCCATGAGCGCGGCCTGCGCTCGGGCACCTTGCCGACGCACCAGATCGTCGGCATGGGCGAAAGCTTCCGCATCGCCAAGGAAGAGATGGACAGCGAAATCGGCCGCATCAAGGCCTTGCGCGACCGTCTGGCCAAGGGCCTGCAAGAGATCGAAGAAGTCTACATCAACGGCGACATGGACCACCGCGTGCCGCATAACCTGAACGTCAGCTTCAACTACGTCGAAGGCGAGTCGCTGATCATGGCGATCAAGGATATCGCCGTGTCGTCCGGTTCGGCCTGCACCTCGGCCAGCCTGGAGCCATCGTATGTGCTGCGCGCCCTGGGCCGCAGCGACGAACTGGCGCACAGCTCGATCCGCTTCACCATCGGCCGTTTCTCGACCGAGGAAGACATCGACTTCGCCGTGAACCTGCTGAAATCGAAAGTACACAAATTGCGTGAGCTGTCGCCGCTGTGGGACATGTTCAAAGAAGGAATTGACATTAATTCGATCCAATGGGCAGCCCACTAA
- a CDS encoding NADAR family protein, translated as MQISNVEELKAWIAAGGEPDYLYFWGHTPAQPQVPDKSCFSQWFPSPFSLAGVTYATAEHYMMAQKAALFGDTAVQARIVAAARPSEVKKLGREVANFDARAWEAARAGIVFDGNFAKFSQKAALRKFLLGTGERVIVEASPVDRIWGVGLASDNPRILDPATWDGLNLLGFELMKVRSALRA; from the coding sequence ATGCAAATCAGTAACGTGGAAGAATTGAAGGCGTGGATCGCGGCGGGCGGCGAGCCCGACTATCTGTATTTCTGGGGCCACACGCCGGCGCAGCCGCAGGTGCCCGACAAAAGCTGCTTCAGCCAGTGGTTTCCGTCGCCGTTCAGCCTCGCTGGCGTGACGTATGCCACGGCCGAGCACTACATGATGGCGCAAAAGGCGGCCCTGTTCGGCGACACGGCCGTGCAGGCGCGCATCGTGGCGGCCGCCCGGCCGTCGGAAGTGAAGAAGCTGGGGCGCGAAGTGGCCAATTTTGACGCCAGGGCGTGGGAGGCGGCGCGCGCCGGCATCGTCTTCGATGGCAACTTCGCCAAGTTCTCGCAAAAAGCCGCGCTGCGCAAATTCTTGCTGGGCACGGGCGAGCGCGTCATCGTCGAAGCCAGTCCCGTCGACCGCATCTGGGGCGTGGGCCTGGCGTCGGACAATCCGCGCATCCTGGACCCCGCCACCTGGGACGGCTTGAACCTGCTGGGGTTTGAGTTAATGAAAGTACGTAGCGCTCTGCGTGCCTGA
- the iscU gene encoding Fe-S cluster assembly scaffold IscU yields the protein MAYSDKVLDHYENPRNVGAFDKGDETIGTGMVGAPACGDVMKLQIKVGADGLIEDAKFKTYGCGSAIASSSLVTEWVKGKTLDQALAIKNTQIAEELALPPVKIHCSILAEDAIKAAVLDYQTRHPAAA from the coding sequence ATGGCTTACTCGGACAAAGTACTCGATCACTACGAAAACCCGCGCAACGTGGGCGCTTTCGACAAGGGTGATGAAACCATCGGCACCGGCATGGTAGGCGCGCCCGCCTGCGGCGATGTGATGAAACTGCAGATCAAGGTCGGCGCCGATGGCCTGATCGAAGACGCGAAATTCAAGACCTATGGCTGCGGTTCGGCCATCGCGTCGAGCTCGCTGGTAACGGAATGGGTCAAAGGTAAAACCCTGGACCAGGCGCTGGCCATCAAGAACACGCAGATCGCCGAAGAACTGGCCCTGCCGCCAGTGAAGATCCACTGCTCCATCCTGGCGGAAGACGCCATCAAGGCGGCGGTATTGGATTATCAAACGCGTCACCCTGCAGCAGCTTAA
- the iscR gene encoding Fe-S cluster assembly transcriptional regulator IscR has translation MRLTTKGRFAVTAMIDLALRQGKGPVTLSGISQRQSISLSYLEQLFGKLRRHEIVESIRGPGGGYSLARRADKVTVADIIIAVDEPLDATQCGGKEHCHGADAATGARCMTHELWSTLNEKMVDYLDSVSLQDLVDQQRQKIAEQSVMVMHRNHAAIG, from the coding sequence ATGCGTCTGACTACAAAAGGCCGTTTTGCCGTGACAGCGATGATCGATCTTGCCCTGCGCCAGGGCAAGGGACCGGTCACCTTGTCCGGCATCAGCCAGCGCCAGTCGATTTCCCTGTCCTACCTGGAGCAGCTGTTCGGCAAGCTGCGCCGGCATGAGATCGTCGAATCGATCCGCGGTCCGGGCGGCGGCTACAGCCTGGCGCGCCGTGCCGACAAGGTGACGGTGGCCGACATCATCATCGCCGTCGACGAGCCGCTCGATGCCACGCAGTGCGGCGGCAAGGAGCATTGCCACGGCGCCGACGCGGCCACGGGCGCGCGCTGCATGACGCATGAATTGTGGTCCACGCTCAACGAAAAAATGGTCGATTATCTGGATTCTGTGTCCTTGCAGGACCTGGTCGACCAGCAGAGACAAAAGATTGCCGAACAAAGCGTGATGGTGATGCACCGTAACCACGCCGCCATCGGTTGA